ACCCGCCCCACCGCGACGCCCGGGTGGGGCACGCTCGCGCTCTGGGCGAGGCGCAGTCCAGCGGACTCCAGGGCGATGCGGGCCCGGCCGAGGCTGCCTCCCGTCAGATCGGGCATCACCACCAGGGGCGGGCCCAGGCTCACGACGAGGCGAACCGCCCGCCCCGGTTTGGTGCGGGCGTGCGGCGGCGGGGACTGCTCGACGACCTTCCCCTCCGGCTCCGACCGGTCGTGCCGGCGCGCGACCACCTTCGGCCGCAGCCCCGCTTGCGCGAGACGCGACCGGGCCTCCTCAAGCGGCAAGTCGACCACCTCGGGAACGGCGACGTCCGGAACGCGAACGGAGAACCAGAGGGCAAGCCAGGTGGCGGCGGCGTAGGTGCCCCCCAGGCTCGCCACGAGCAGGACGGCCGCCCCGGCGCGCTTCCAGGGGTTGCGGGCGGTTCGCCGCGGCGGTCCGTTCGGGGGCGTCGCCTGCTCCACGGGTGCGCTCACTCCTCGAGGCGGC
This Acidobacteriota bacterium DNA region includes the following protein-coding sequences:
- a CDS encoding PASTA domain-containing protein, with amino-acid sequence MSAPVEQATPPNGPPRRTARNPWKRAGAAVLLVASLGGTYAAATWLALWFSVRVPDVAVPEVVDLPLEEARSRLAQAGLRPKVVARRHDRSEPEGKVVEQSPPPHARTKPGRAVRLVVSLGPPLVVMPDLTGGSLGRARIALESAGLRLAQSASVPHPGVAVGRVVAQYPEPGAEVDTGSAASLLVSAGPPPRAYVMPDLRGVPAERARRALERAGFRRVRLRGPAGPGARIVSQRPPPGTRAATDDVVVLQAGTFEWPPEAEERGGGGRTR